The Nicotiana tomentosiformis chromosome 2, ASM39032v3, whole genome shotgun sequence genome includes the window taattaaacccatattaaagattgaaatgataaaactaatattcaaaaagctcaaaatgacaaaaataactaaaagaagcaaagtaaACGGTTGTTGATGTCAAAGGGTACATAAATTAACCTAAAAATAAAACAATTCTATTTATATagtgctggaattttcggacaattAAACGTTTtcggactaaaacgaaagcaaaaatgtgctaataagtagtcaaaatccccactcatcagaaccctatcaagaagctggATGATAAACCTAGGCTAATTTATTTTCCTCCCACTGTCTAaacattccataaggaccaggtccatgaatgtGGCAATGTGTCTTCTTTCTTTCTCGGGCAGCACAACCTTGTTAACAAATTTAAACAGCACTTTATGGGGTGGCTTCATCTCGCTTTTGTATACAGCCTTGGCCTCTAGCTCTAACTCATTGTTAGCAAACTTCCTTGTAATGGCAAGGGAAGTAGGGAGGTTCTCTAGGCTTGTCCATTTGAGCCTTTTGTAATCATTATACCTTTGAGCAGGTACACCCAGAATCTCTCCCAATTCTTTGTCGTCAAAGCTCACAGTCACTCCCTTCACCACACTGGTGATTGCCATTTTTTATCTCACAATTTGCCATGAACTCTACAATATCAGCCCTAGCAAGTCttccatccatctgaaggaccatgtccttccaacccTGTAGTTGGAGTTTTTGCAGCAGCATGACcatgccttcctcctccaaatcccTAAGGAGTCTACCTTTCAAGATAGTTCTTTTTCCAAACTTCTCCTTCTTGTCTTGTTCTTCATCGGTCTCAtcttctacttcttcttcttcttcttcttcactctcTTCTTCCTCCACTACTTTCACTTTTCTAGATTTCACATCAGACCTGGTTCTTTTCGCCAAGGTAGAAGTTTCTGCAGACTTTGTCTTTGAAGGGGACTTCTttttaaaagtctttattttctttatttttggagTCGCAACCTCTTCCTCCTCTGCCTTGTTTTCATCACGAAGAACCAGGTCTATCTTTTCAATTTCAACTGCCTCAACAGGCTCAACCACTTTCTTTTTTCCCTTTGTAACAACTTTTCTTTTACTCTCTTCTAGGGCTTTTTCCAGTTCtgcctcactctgcttcttctgactccttgtagctcttcctcttgCAGGAGGAGTCTTTACAGGGATAAAAGAGGCAgcctttcttttcttgtttgccCTAGCAATTCCAGGGATTATAACTCCTGAACTCTTCTTCCATTTAGGATTATAACTATTAGACACTCATTTCAATAGGTTTTCGAGAGGTTCTTGTACTGATGGAACAGGTTCTTGAACATTCTTTCCCAATCTAACCAATCCCTCAGCAGCTTCTCCAGACCCACTTCCCACTTTTTCTCTCAAACTTTCTTCTTCTCCAGCAGATTCCTAACTCCATACTACCATAGCTCCTATTTCTTCAGTCAAACCAacaggagtgggtgaagattCAGCCATTCCTTTTCTCATTCCCCTCACATCGCCTTGAGCACCctcactttctttttctttttatttttaccacctaATTTCCTAGACTCAGTTGTTTCAACCCCAACCATAGTTCATACCAAAACAAACATATTTTCCAGATTTTCAGCAACCTTAGAGATAGTCTCAGATGTAATTTTTGGATCATATGTTACCTGCTCTGTTTCAGATGAAATAGTTTCTTCCCCCACAGTTACAGATTTGAAAGAATCTTCAGATTTTTGGGGTTCATCTGCCTGACTTTCCTTCAGTTGCTaattgtttattttttatttgttctcCTTCAGCGACTATTTTGCGCGCAAGCATCTTGAATCTTCCTTTCATAGAGATAGGTGTGGTTGAGGGTGTGGTTGAAGGAGTGGGTGTGGATTCTTTGGGTGGTGATGAAAGAGTTTTAGAGGTGTTAGCCATTGATGGTTAGAGGATGAGAGAAGATGATTATGTGTGTTTAGAAGATGAGAAAAGATAAAGAGAATTGTTTGGCGGTTATAAATTAAAAGTGAAGAAACGACTAAGGCCAAATCAATTTAAAGAGGGATAATTTGATTGGGTAATAGTAGCTTTTTCAGAAGCTCAGGagtctaatcaaactgggagtcagtttgaaaagacgttgAGGACTCTCCGTAAAATCTAGGCATTTATTGCATTTTGGGTGGGTGAAACTGGTTCATTTCATAACGGATAAGCTAAAGGAGATTAGGATTAAATGGGACTCTCCTTTTTATCATGATCAAAATATAATTATTCCAAAATATGCAAAGTGGAGAGTACGTAccatgtaatcttgatgaaccgGGTTATTCACCGAGAAATCTCTTATGTAATTCtaaattttccaagaaaataaagataatatcattagagattaatgagacattttagcacatggcacaagagtatattGATTAAAGTATGAGAgtgagcaaaatctaatctaattatgtacaaaattcacagattttctaaccaatttttgagttagaactggttctTTTAGGTGAtattaatcatccctaattctaacttgttcctttcaaagtgatctccaCTTAGAgtttttgtgaagatgtcagctattttcTTGTAAGTGGCACAAAATTTCACAGTAATCAAAGCCTTTTCATAGTTGTCCCtaaaaaagtgatgcctaacatctatgtgcttagttcttttatAATGAACCGGGCTCTTGggcatactaattgcactagtgttatcacaaaagattgGGACACAAtctacatcaattccaaagtccattaattgatatttgatccacaacaattaaGCACAACTTGAGgcagcaacaacatactcagcttcagcagtagataaggccataaaattttgcttttggtggcccaagacacaagacatgatccaagaaagtgtgccatacctgaggtgctctttctatcaataagaaaacctgcataatcagcatatcccactaagttgaaattactaccttttggataccatagacaaaggttagtggtgccttttaggtatctcaagatcctcttggcaacagtcaagtgagactcctttagatttgcctgaaatcttgcacaaaggcctatactgaaaacaatgtcaggtctgctagcagtgagatataacaaagagccaattatttccctatacaacttctgatcaatagatgaaccaggttcatctacatccaattttgtggccgttgctataggagtgtcaatttctttggaatcttccgtttaaaaccttttaagcaactcttttacatacttctgctgatggatcatagttccatttgaattttttttaatctaTAAGCCTAAAaggaaattaagctcacccatcatactcatttcaaattcactccccattagtttagcaaattcatTACTTAGCTTATCAATAGTTGTTCCAAAGATTATattatcaacatatatctgaactaccaagagatctttacctttttctttcaagaataaagtattgtcaattttacctctcttgtagccatgctcaagtaagaattttgataatctttcataccatgctcttggagcctagCCTGCTTGATCCCATAAAGTGACTTGTCAaccttgtacacatgatcaggataTTCCCTGCTTTCAAATCCCGGAGGTTGCTTGAAAAATACTTcctcctttagatagccattgaggaaggcactcttgacatccatctgatggtgagtgaattccatgtaagcagcaaaggctataaggagtctaatagcttccaatcttgcaactggagtaaaagtttcatcatagtctatgccctcctcttgactatatccttgaaccaccaatcttgccttgtttcTTGTAACTGTTTTATCTTCGTCAAGTTTGTTTTTGAatacccattttgtgccaattattgatatgtccttgggtcttggtaccatatgccaaacttgacttctttcaaattggttgagttcatcttgcattgcagtcacccagtctgcatcctgtaaagcctcaacaacatttttaggttcaataagagataaaaaaaaaaagcatTAAAAGCATAAAGATTCTTCAAGGAacatctggttttgattccattggttggatcagtaattatgttctcaatgggatgagaactttgatacttataaggtttcacaaccagctgGTTTCCCCTAGATGTTCCTTCAATATTTTGTTACGGAGGAATAatttcatggacaggttccctcgaggtttgaggatcagttcaTCTGTATTCAGTTCCACCTATCAAGTTGCCTTGGGTGAAAGGACATGTTCCATCATATGTTCCTTCCTCTGGTGCAGCTTCAATCTGGGttgtggtttcatttaagtttcttaccagccaaattgtttcatcatcatgttcctggctctcagaaagaatgttagtttcgtcaaacttacctagggagtctttaccattattgtacacaaagcacttgcatccaaatgccctaagatgggatatatttggctttgtccctttaagtaactcatagggagtcttctcaacaagaggACTAGTCATGCACTTATTTATCATGTAACATGCAGTATTCACGGCTTCTGCCCAGAAAGTATAGggtagtttactagaaagaagcatagtcctagccatttcttccaatgtcctattctttctttcaactactccattttgttgtggggtcctaggagcagaaaaattatgatttatgtcatgttcatcacaaaattcaacaaatttagTATTCTCATATTCAGTACCATGAtcggacctaattgatgcaagttgattacctagttgtttctgagtttttctaacaaaagaagtgaacatgtcaaatgcttcatctttagatattaaaaattatgtccaaataagcctagagtaatcatcaacaagcaccataacatatATCTTACCACATCtgctcaatgttctcattggtccacaaagatccatatggaccagttttatcgtcctggtggtgcttaccactttcttgcttttgaaagaggatcttacGTGCTTCCCCCTTACACAAGCCTCACTAACTTTATCTTCATTGAACATAATGTTAGGtagtcctatcaccaagtccttggagactagtttgttgagttgacttagactggcatATCTAAGTCTCTTGTGACAAatgaggggatcattatccaacacatttaagcaagtgagttcattatttgaaagtgtggacagattcacaacatatatgttgttcactctttttccttgcaaaactatcttgtcagtggtaagattaatcacaaagcattttgtagaggtgaatgctaccatgttacctttatcacacaattgtgatacacttattagactgtacttcagtccatctatcaagtagacattcttaGTAGATTGAAAATCAATCTTACCTGCCTtttcaaccccaatgatctcacctttcttcccattcccaaaggagacattaccccctttaaggtcctcaagtgaaaggaactagtTCTTGCTTTCTGTCATATGATTTGAGCAGCCaatatccatgtaccatatttggttgcccccccttcacttggacctgcaaaaggaaatcaggggttagtcctaggaacccaaactagtttgggtccctttctataggcaaaaggatgaatcagattcttattagcccaacttggtagcctattaatcccttgaacaaattctttgttcttttgacttgccttttcttttgcagtgcattcacttttctAGTGACCTATTTTACCATAGTGTGTGCAAATCTTATTCTCAagaagtgtgaggtacttgcttttgggatcccacttaggtgtcGGGCTCCCAAAGCCAAGTTCTCTTCTGTTGctattatggtgttcttgtagccatgaaagtgcatcggaggatCTGTTCCATTTATAGGTTCTGTCTAGGTCATGCTTTACCTTGCTTAGATCCTCCTTTAGAATTCTTATATGTTCATCTCTCTTGTACAACTCATCCTTCatttttcctacattttcttctaaagtgagttgtgtgtgatcaacTGTAGTTTTGCCTATTCCTAGtttcaattttagattttcaTATCTAAGTTTTAGGACAGTtgagtcaagtgcatgaacctagttcttcaacacagtattttcacttacagtttcactaaccctaagttACAAGTTTTTGCACTTGgtcttcaaaatcacacattctttagacaacTATTCCTTTTCATCatttacatcctcagattcatcaattagctccagtagtaactcaaataacctttctttagacaaaaacttaatcttgtctttgagatgaaggACACTTACctcagattctccaatggccataagtgctcgttcatcatcatcatcatcatctgagctttaTCTAAGCTTTATCCCCAAGCAGCGACCATAGCCTTGGATGATcctttgttgttgcttttcttgggttgaacttgttccttcttcctgtttcttcgttcagctctttccttcttccattcaatttcccataaaGGAAagttcttgatgtggtgatcagtctttccacacttgtagcagccatAATTGGTTTGCTTCTCAGGAGCCTTTGACTTGCTATAGCTTCCACCTtttgaagaaccctttcctctcctcaggtacttcttgaagtccttggtgatcatagccatttcatcatcttccagatcagaaccttcagtgattctgagtgccaagctcctttccttcttagttacatccattttcatggtttgtctccaaagttcataggcagtgagatttccaattaattcatccagtgggagagtaaaaatattctttgattcctggatggcagtgattttgctctccccaAGTGATAGGCAAAACCCTAGTCAGTATCTTCTCGACTTTATCTTCTtcataatccttccaagagattttAGCTCATTTGTCAGTGTACTGAACCTTGTGTACATTTCTTGAATGAGTTCTCCTTCCTTCATAGAAAAGTTCTCATACTGAGAGTACAGTAGAATTCCTCTAGATCTCGtcacctgaggtgttccttcGTGAGCCACTTGTAGTGTGTCCCAAATTTTCTTAGTAGTGGCACAACTTTGGATTTTGTTGTACTTATCTGGACCAactccacaaacaagccatttcttggctttagcattcttctcacACGTCTTTAAGTCCTCAGCAGTGCAATacgctcttgtctttggcacatctactccttCAGCTTTTTTCTTCaaggtagccagtggaccatcagtgacaatgtcccatagctcatagtcctctcctataatgtgatctctcatcctgcttttccaccaagagtagtactagCCATTAAAGAATGGTGGcttagcagtggattgccctttcCAGTTTTTAGGTGGTGCACTCatgttgatcttctcctaaggtgtaagcctcttcaaggataatctgctctgataccaattgatatttcgtacttcaATACAACACAAGAgcgggggtgatttgtgtggtgtccaactTTTCGTGTGCACatattatagaaggacctggttcttctatgtgttccttatactactgtagCAGAATAATAAATGcataaagtaaagaacacaagtatttttacgtgaaaaatacctgGATCAAAAGGTGAAAAAGCCACGACCTACTACCTagtaggatttttcccaacacttcactaaatcactgatccaaaaataacatttacaaaattctttgtaaacctaaggattacctctaaccctttgtggcaaccagcctctagctgttgcgacaacttcaagttaattctaacttgaatacaacactcagagtacctagtacaattgcttctagataaagctgaaaggtataaTTTGAAATacctactacaatgaaactagagtaaaagacagacacttggaactggttcttctctctggttcatgtagcttcaagttcgcacacttgaatcacacaagaattgcttgcaaaatgccttgctattttgctctcaactcacgtttaacttcagtgtttgtgcg containing:
- the LOC104102566 gene encoding uncharacterized protein; the protein is MAIGESEVSVLHLKDKIKFLSKERLFELLLELIDESEDVHALDSTVLKLRYENLKLKLGIGKTTVDHTQLTLEENVGKMKDELYKRDEHIRILKEDLSKKARTSSFHLRTLKGVMSPLGMGRKVRSLGLKRQMDVKSAFLNGYLKEEVFFKQPPGFESREYPDHVYKVDKSLYGIKQARLQEHGMKDYQNSYLSMATREQLKESQADEPQKSEDSFKSVTVGEETISSETEQVTYDPKITSETISKVAENLENMFVLESAGEEESLREKVGSGSGEAAEGLKSSGVIIPGIARANKKRKAASFIPVKTPPARGRATRSQKKQSEAELEKALEESKRKVVTKGKKKVVEPVEAVEIEKIDLVLRDENKAEEEEVATPKIKKIKTFKKKSPSKTKSAETSTLAKRTRSDVKSRKVKVVEEEESEEEEEEEVEDETDEEQDKKEKFGKRTILKGRLLRDLEEEGMVMLLQKLQLQGWKDMVLQMDGRLARADIVEFMANCEIKNGNHQCGEGSDCEL
- the LOC138906234 gene encoding uncharacterized protein, with translation MRDHIIGEDYELWDIVTDGPLATLKKKAEGVDVPKTRAYCTAEDLKTCEKNAKAKKWLVCGVGPDKYNKIQSCATTKKIWDTLQVAHEGTPQVTRSRGILLYSQYENFSMKEGELIQEMYTRFSTLTNELKSLGRIMKKIKSRRY